One part of the Verrucomicrobiia bacterium genome encodes these proteins:
- the rpsE gene encoding 30S ribosomal protein S5, which produces MKEEIVADNATPAPAPAPEQPADSRPARGPRGRRPRSSDQSREFGQTGDELVEKVVFINRSAKVVKGGRRFNFSALVVVGDKKGRVGVGLGKASEVADAIRRGGEMARNNMVGVALNGPTIPHEVYSHFDGARVLLRPASPGTGIIAGKTVRAVLESAGVKDILSKSLGSKNSANVVKATLNALLSLRLRENIYKARGIEMKKAEPATATATA; this is translated from the coding sequence ATGAAAGAAGAAATTGTTGCAGACAACGCGACGCCCGCGCCCGCGCCCGCGCCCGAGCAGCCCGCCGATTCACGTCCCGCACGTGGGCCCCGGGGCCGCCGGCCGAGGTCGTCCGACCAGTCGCGCGAGTTTGGCCAGACGGGCGACGAACTCGTGGAGAAGGTCGTGTTCATCAACCGCTCGGCCAAGGTGGTCAAGGGCGGACGCCGGTTCAATTTCAGCGCCCTCGTTGTCGTGGGCGACAAGAAGGGACGCGTCGGCGTGGGCCTGGGCAAGGCCAGTGAAGTGGCCGACGCCATCCGGCGCGGCGGCGAAATGGCCCGCAACAACATGGTGGGCGTGGCGCTGAACGGCCCGACCATTCCGCACGAGGTTTATTCGCACTTTGATGGCGCAAGGGTTTTGCTGCGCCCGGCGTCACCCGGCACAGGCATCATCGCCGGCAAGACGGTGCGCGCCGTGCTGGAATCGGCGGGGGTGAAGGACATTCTCAGCAAGTCTCTCGGTTCCAAGAATTCCGCCAATGTGGTCAAGGCGACGCTGAACGCCTTGCTGAGCCTCCGCCTGCGCGAGAACATTTACAAGGCGCGCGGCATCGAAATGAAAAAGGCCGAGCCGGCCACGGCGACGGCGACAGCTTAA
- the rplR gene encoding 50S ribosomal protein L18 yields MKVQKKHDLKRRRHWRIRTKVNGTTERPRMSACFTNTHIYVQFIDDTKGATLATVSTRSKGRAAGEKLSANVKSAVEIGKQAAQAAMGKGITRVVFDRGGNPYHGKVKALADAAREAGLKF; encoded by the coding sequence ATGAAAGTTCAAAAGAAACACGATTTGAAGCGGCGGCGCCACTGGCGCATCCGCACCAAGGTCAATGGGACGACCGAACGTCCGCGCATGAGTGCGTGTTTTACCAACACCCACATCTACGTGCAGTTCATTGACGATACGAAGGGCGCCACCTTGGCGACGGTATCGACCCGTTCGAAAGGGCGGGCTGCCGGTGAAAAGCTCTCGGCCAACGTGAAGAGTGCCGTTGAAATCGGCAAGCAAGCGGCCCAGGCCGCGATGGGAAAGGGCATCACCCGGGTGGTTTTTGACCGTGGCGGCAATCCGTATCACGGCAAGGTCAAGGCGCTGGCGGACGCCGCGCGCGAAGCAGGTCTAAAGTTCTAG
- the rplF gene encoding 50S ribosomal protein L6 gives MSRIGKQPIALPPKVKIEIKGRKVLVEGPKGKLNMDLPPRTTAKVADGKVEVAREGDDSQARAMHGLGRALINNMVKGVSDGFMKKLEIQGVGFKAAVQGKTVTMNLGYSHPINYPIPDQVKVTVEENTKITIEGPDRQVVGQVAAELRGFYPPEPYKGKGVRYANERVERKEGKTVQ, from the coding sequence ATGTCGCGTATCGGTAAACAACCCATTGCCCTTCCGCCGAAGGTCAAGATTGAGATCAAAGGCCGCAAGGTTCTGGTTGAGGGCCCCAAGGGCAAGCTCAACATGGACCTGCCGCCTCGCACCACCGCAAAAGTGGCCGATGGCAAGGTCGAGGTCGCCCGCGAAGGTGATGACTCACAGGCCAGGGCCATGCACGGTCTGGGCCGGGCACTGATCAACAACATGGTCAAGGGCGTGAGCGACGGCTTCATGAAGAAGCTCGAGATTCAAGGCGTCGGTTTCAAGGCCGCCGTCCAAGGCAAGACGGTCACCATGAATCTCGGTTATTCGCACCCCATCAATTATCCGATTCCGGATCAGGTCAAGGTGACCGTGGAAGAAAACACCAAGATCACGATTGAAGGGCCGGACCGGCAGGTTGTCGGTCAGGTGGCCGCGGAATTACGCGGTTTCTATCCGCCGGAGCCCTACAAGGGCAAGGGCGTCCGTTACGCCAACGAACGCGTCGAGCGCAAGGAAGGCAAGACGGTTCAGTAA
- the rpsH gene encoding 30S ribosomal protein S8: protein MMNDSISDMLTRIRNAGRALQPAVEMPHSKMKESIAKVLKQEGYVSTVEVENADKIQKKIKVQLKYQGKKTVMEGLRRVSSPGRRVYVGAQDIPRVRGGLGVAILSTSEGVMSGTEARKKNLGGELLCFVW, encoded by the coding sequence ATTATGAACGATTCGATTTCTGACATGCTGACGCGGATCCGCAACGCGGGCCGCGCATTGCAGCCGGCTGTGGAGATGCCGCACTCCAAGATGAAGGAGAGCATTGCCAAAGTCCTCAAGCAGGAGGGTTACGTTTCCACCGTGGAGGTGGAAAACGCCGACAAGATTCAGAAGAAGATCAAGGTCCAGCTCAAGTATCAGGGCAAGAAGACCGTCATGGAAGGCCTGCGGCGCGTGAGCTCGCCCGGCCGCCGGGTTTATGTCGGCGCCCAGGACATTCCGCGCGTGCGCGGCGGCTTGGGTGTGGCGATTCTGTCCACCTCCGAAGGGGTGATGAGCGGGACGGAGGCCCGCAAGAAGAATTTGGGCGGAGAACTGCTCTGCTTCGTCTGGTAA
- the rpsN gene encoding 30S ribosomal protein S14: MAKKSWIERNKRKAATVKKYAALRAELKAKHDYAGLAKLPRDASPTRLVNRCAISGRRHGYIRKFGVSRLTFREAALNGLIPGVTKASW; the protein is encoded by the coding sequence ATGGCCAAGAAATCATGGATTGAGCGCAACAAGCGCAAGGCCGCGACGGTGAAGAAATACGCCGCCCTGCGGGCCGAGCTGAAGGCCAAGCACGATTACGCCGGTCTGGCGAAGCTGCCGCGCGATGCCAGCCCCACGCGGCTGGTCAATCGCTGTGCGATCAGCGGGCGTCGTCACGGCTACATCCGCAAGTTCGGGGTGTCCCGTCTGACGTTCCGTGAGGCCGCCCTGAACGGGTTGATTCCGGGAGTGACCAAAGCAAGCTGGTAA
- the rplE gene encoding 50S ribosomal protein L5: MKARLHQKYVSEVIPALKERRKYANVHQIPRIEKIVVNMGIRSDLEKAALDDAAKDLAAITGRKPAISKSRHSIANFKLRKGMPIGCRVTLRKDAMYEFFDRLVAATLPRIRDFRGLSPRKFDGRGNYTFGVPDQTIFPEIELDKVKRNQGMDITIVTSAPTDAEALELLKLMGFPFAEK; the protein is encoded by the coding sequence ATGAAAGCCCGACTCCATCAAAAATACGTCAGTGAAGTGATTCCCGCGCTCAAGGAGCGCCGGAAATATGCGAACGTCCATCAGATTCCGCGCATCGAAAAGATCGTCGTGAACATGGGGATTCGTTCGGATTTGGAAAAAGCCGCTTTGGACGACGCGGCCAAGGATCTGGCGGCCATCACCGGTCGCAAGCCGGCGATCAGCAAATCGCGCCACAGCATTGCCAACTTCAAGCTCCGCAAGGGCATGCCCATCGGCTGCCGCGTGACGCTCCGCAAGGACGCGATGTATGAGTTCTTTGACCGGCTGGTGGCGGCGACGCTTCCCCGGATTCGTGACTTCCGTGGCCTTTCGCCGCGCAAATTTGATGGCCGCGGCAACTACACGTTCGGCGTGCCGGACCAGACGATCTTTCCGGAGATCGAACTGGACAAGGTGAAGCGCAATCAGGGCATGGACATCACCATCGTGACCAGCGCCCCCACGGACGCAGAGGCGCTCGAGTTGTTGAAGTTGATGGGATTCCCGTTTGCCGAAAAGTAA
- the rplX gene encoding 50S ribosomal protein L24 yields the protein MSKQHVKKGSEVVVISGADKGKRGKIIAVYPKQQRVIVEGAHMIKKHQRKSQQNPNGAIVEREGTIHISNVMLAEKFDARAQKRGAQATA from the coding sequence ATGTCGAAACAGCACGTGAAAAAGGGCAGTGAGGTCGTGGTCATCAGTGGCGCCGACAAGGGCAAGCGCGGCAAGATCATTGCCGTCTATCCCAAGCAGCAGCGCGTGATCGTGGAAGGCGCCCACATGATCAAGAAGCACCAGCGCAAGAGCCAGCAAAACCCCAACGGCGCCATCGTCGAGCGCGAGGGGACGATTCACATTTCGAATGTGATGCTGGCGGAGAAATTTGACGCCCGCGCCCAGAAGCGCGGCGCCCAGGCGACCGCCTGA
- the rplN gene encoding 50S ribosomal protein L14 produces the protein MLQVRSHLDVADNTGAKVAWAIGVLGRNQRYARVGDVIKVHIKEAAPDGQVKKGEVHDAVVVRTREAIRRDDGSCLRFDSNACVIIDKELNPKGTRIFGPVARELRDKKFMKIISLAPEVV, from the coding sequence ATGTTACAAGTCCGCTCTCATCTCGATGTGGCCGACAATACGGGCGCCAAGGTCGCCTGGGCGATCGGCGTGCTGGGCCGCAACCAGCGCTACGCCCGGGTTGGCGATGTCATCAAGGTGCACATCAAGGAAGCTGCGCCGGACGGCCAGGTCAAAAAGGGCGAGGTGCACGACGCCGTGGTCGTGCGCACCCGGGAGGCGATCCGTCGTGACGATGGCTCCTGCCTGCGGTTTGACTCGAACGCCTGCGTCATCATTGACAAGGAGCTGAATCCGAAGGGCACCCGCATCTTTGGTCCCGTGGCCCGCGAGCTGCGCGACAAGAAGTTCATGAAGATCATTTCACTCGCGCCGGAGGTTGTCTGA
- the rpsQ gene encoding 30S ribosomal protein S17 → MADTNTTAATTGEPRGKRKERVGEVVSNKMTRTIVVQVLRRHPHPQFKKVISTYNKFYAHDEKQEARIGDRVRIVETRPLSKLKRWRLVEVVERAPEVNPAA, encoded by the coding sequence ATGGCCGATACGAACACGACAGCAGCGACAACCGGCGAACCGCGCGGCAAGCGCAAGGAACGCGTGGGCGAGGTGGTCTCGAACAAAATGACCCGCACCATTGTGGTGCAGGTTCTGCGGCGTCATCCGCACCCGCAGTTCAAAAAGGTCATCAGCACCTACAACAAGTTTTACGCGCACGACGAAAAACAGGAAGCCCGCATTGGCGACCGGGTGCGCATCGTGGAAACCCGCCCGCTCTCCAAGCTGAAGCGCTGGCGGCTGGTGGAAGTTGTGGAACGCGCCCCGGAAGTGAATCCGGCCGCCTAA